One window of the Archaeoglobus sulfaticallidus PM70-1 genome contains the following:
- the tgtA gene encoding tRNA guanosine(15) transglycosylase TgtA — protein sequence MRFEILHKDAMGRIGRLKTPSGVVETPALMPVINPNIDFIPVKDLKRIGAEIVITNSYIIYRSRDLREVAESKGVHRLINSDLPVMTDSGSYQLMVYGDVEVDNRTIIEFQNRIKSDIVVPLDIPSLPDIDREKAERDLEITLKREKEAIDLHSEIGDDRLISAPIQGSTYLDLRRKSAEECSKLNADFYPIGGVVPLLDAYRFQDVVRIILEVKSALPPSAPVHLFGAGHPMVFAMAVALGCDFFDSAAYALYAKDGRYLTVNGTKKLEELQYFPCKCPVCSDYTPREVKSMEKRDREILLGKHNLYVCFEEINTIKQAIRENNLFELVETRVRSHPYLLSGWRVVRDYIDLMEKYDPVSKQGFFYTGIESIYRPAVVRHERRIMNIEIDKKEVLISSDKNERADFYLVPVFGLSFAENYPSGHAEFPDEEYIEDEAIVKALDILYRFAEQNRDVKFRLNVSDRWKEVMKSRNPPENIILLE from the coding sequence ATGAGATTTGAGATTCTGCACAAAGATGCAATGGGGAGAATAGGGAGGCTGAAGACTCCATCAGGAGTTGTTGAAACTCCAGCTCTGATGCCTGTGATAAATCCAAACATAGACTTTATCCCAGTTAAGGACTTGAAGAGAATAGGTGCTGAGATTGTAATCACGAACTCATACATAATTTACAGAAGTCGGGATTTGAGGGAGGTTGCCGAAAGTAAGGGAGTTCACAGGCTCATAAACAGCGATTTGCCCGTGATGACTGACAGCGGGAGTTATCAGCTGATGGTATATGGGGATGTCGAGGTTGACAACAGAACGATCATTGAATTTCAGAACAGGATAAAATCAGACATAGTTGTCCCGCTTGACATACCCTCCCTGCCAGATATCGACAGGGAGAAAGCTGAAAGAGACCTTGAAATAACCTTAAAGAGAGAGAAAGAAGCCATAGATCTGCATTCGGAGATTGGAGATGATAGACTGATTTCCGCACCCATTCAGGGCTCAACCTATTTGGATTTGAGAAGAAAGAGCGCTGAAGAGTGTTCAAAGCTGAATGCCGATTTTTATCCCATTGGAGGAGTTGTTCCCCTGCTCGACGCGTACAGGTTTCAGGATGTTGTCAGGATAATTCTGGAAGTTAAGTCCGCGCTCCCCCCTTCAGCCCCTGTCCACCTGTTTGGAGCAGGGCATCCGATGGTGTTCGCGATGGCTGTTGCCCTTGGCTGTGACTTCTTTGATTCCGCAGCGTATGCACTGTATGCAAAGGATGGAAGGTATCTTACGGTAAATGGCACTAAAAAGCTTGAGGAGCTTCAGTACTTCCCGTGCAAATGCCCTGTGTGCAGTGATTATACCCCCAGAGAGGTCAAAAGTATGGAAAAAAGAGACAGAGAGATTCTGCTCGGGAAGCACAACCTGTATGTCTGTTTTGAGGAGATCAACACGATAAAGCAGGCGATAAGGGAGAACAACCTGTTCGAGCTTGTTGAGACAAGAGTGAGGTCCCATCCATATTTGCTATCTGGATGGAGGGTTGTAAGAGACTATATCGACCTGATGGAAAAGTACGATCCGGTATCGAAACAGGGATTCTTCTATACAGGGATAGAAAGCATCTACAGACCAGCAGTTGTTAGGCATGAAAGGAGGATTATGAATATCGAAATCGACAAGAAAGAGGTATTAATATCATCTGATAAAAACGAAAGGGCTGATTTTTATCTTGTTCCAGTCTTCGGTCTCTCGTTCGCTGAGAACTACCCCTCCGGGCATGCTGAATTTCCGGATGAGGAGTATATCGAGGACGAGGCCATAGTCAAGGCCCTTGACATTCTGTACAGGTTTGCAGAGCAGAACAGGGATGTAAAATTCAGGCTGAATGTGTCGGATAGATGGAAAGAGGTTATGAAATCCCGTAACCCGCCTGAAAACATAATTCTGCTGGAATGA
- the arcS gene encoding archaeosine synthase subunit alpha: MKATCSLIKRDGWARIAEFDFNGEKFQTPFVIDIENPPEFIDEIINLVPYSIKELDPQAFEKFFVEKEFLIASGLTAVPPSKVVELLIEIRQKSLTKPMIATAIATPQNIPLLCYFGVDFFDNAMAIASAHKGLYFHERVLNFDSLDELPCSCEACRNLEGLELLKRHNTIKLEEQALLVRQLIRNESLRNHVEVKAKTQPELTVMLRIADRNYDFFEKMHSRFKKSIVYPTTTESFTRMEVSYFLQRIKEVYEPETKVALLLPCTAKKPYSLSRTHKTILSHLGNLIKRVDEIIISSPLVLPREFELCYPAMNYDTPVTGHWSGEEIEFVAEHLSSLIDSFDYIIAHVEGGYKEVVREALDATGKDASFTAENGVTSKKSMERLKEELKNVEDCRKDRYRSLFEHMFRYQFDLDLKSLTKFSMNFKGRYPNIFATINRENALRVDTVYGMLDVYLPMAEKISTYNVEIADFEPKGTIFSAGIEWADEKIRPNDVVIFRNSEFIGVGRALMSGREMMESNKGYAVSVKRKTRIQSD; encoded by the coding sequence ATGAAAGCCACCTGCTCTTTAATAAAGCGAGACGGATGGGCGAGAATAGCGGAATTCGATTTCAACGGAGAAAAATTCCAGACTCCATTCGTGATTGACATCGAGAACCCCCCTGAGTTTATAGATGAAATCATAAACCTAGTCCCATACAGCATTAAAGAACTCGATCCCCAAGCTTTTGAGAAATTTTTTGTGGAGAAGGAGTTTCTCATAGCTTCTGGTCTGACCGCTGTTCCACCTTCAAAGGTTGTTGAGCTGCTGATCGAAATCAGACAGAAAAGCTTAACAAAGCCGATGATAGCCACAGCAATCGCCACCCCTCAGAACATCCCCCTGCTCTGCTATTTCGGAGTTGACTTCTTCGACAACGCTATGGCAATAGCTTCAGCCCACAAAGGGCTTTACTTTCATGAAAGAGTCCTGAACTTCGATTCACTGGATGAGCTTCCATGCAGCTGCGAGGCTTGTAGAAATCTCGAGGGCTTAGAGCTTTTGAAGAGGCACAACACGATAAAGCTTGAGGAGCAGGCTCTGCTCGTGAGACAGCTGATTAGAAACGAGAGCCTGAGGAACCATGTTGAGGTTAAGGCTAAAACCCAACCCGAGCTAACAGTTATGCTCAGAATTGCCGATAGGAACTACGATTTCTTCGAGAAAATGCATTCGAGGTTCAAGAAGAGCATCGTTTACCCGACAACAACCGAATCGTTCACCAGGATGGAGGTATCATACTTCCTCCAAAGAATCAAGGAGGTTTATGAGCCAGAAACAAAGGTAGCTCTGCTTCTTCCATGCACGGCTAAAAAGCCGTACTCCCTGTCCAGAACCCATAAAACCATATTGAGCCATTTAGGGAATCTCATAAAAAGAGTTGACGAGATCATCATCTCCTCTCCCCTCGTTCTGCCGAGGGAATTTGAGCTATGCTATCCAGCAATGAACTATGACACCCCCGTTACAGGACACTGGAGTGGAGAGGAGATAGAGTTCGTGGCTGAGCATCTATCCAGCTTAATCGACTCATTCGATTACATCATAGCCCATGTAGAGGGTGGTTATAAGGAGGTCGTGAGAGAAGCTCTGGATGCTACCGGGAAGGACGCCAGTTTCACAGCCGAAAATGGAGTAACATCCAAGAAATCAATGGAAAGGCTTAAAGAAGAGCTTAAAAATGTTGAAGATTGCAGAAAAGACAGGTATCGCTCTCTCTTCGAGCACATGTTCAGATATCAGTTCGATCTGGATCTCAAATCGCTTACCAAATTCAGCATGAACTTCAAAGGGAGATATCCCAATATTTTCGCCACTATAAACAGGGAGAACGCTCTGAGAGTGGATACCGTTTACGGCATGCTCGATGTGTACCTTCCCATGGCAGAGAAGATCAGCACATACAATGTCGAGATTGCAGATTTCGAACCCAAGGGAACGATCTTCTCCGCTGGGATAGAGTGGGCGGATGAGAAAATACGGCCAAACGATGTCGTGATTTTCAGGAACAGCGAATTTATTGGGGTTGGCAGGGCATTGATGTCCGGGAGAGAGATGATGGAGAGTAATAAAGGTTATGCTGTGAGTGTGAAAAGAAAAACAAGAATACAGTCAGATTAA
- a CDS encoding HAD-IIA family hydrolase, translating into MHPLLSKKGFILDVDGVIGRGKKPIKPAISAVKKLIEMEKKVVFVSNNSTRSRRIYTRRFRDYGLEVDEDQMILTTYATAQYIKENYGKMRIFTTGEIGLIEELELAGHEIVDYEEAEMLVVGSNREINFELITKALRMCLSKKPYIATNPDRIFPSEDGPIPGTGMIIGALYWMTGRMPDCICGKPEKVIMLKALEYLGLEAKDVVVVGDQIDVDVIAGKSINAETLLVLSGVTTRDNLENMIKKYGVKPDYVLEDLSKLFD; encoded by the coding sequence ATGCATCCACTCCTCAGCAAAAAGGGCTTCATACTCGATGTTGATGGCGTTATTGGCAGAGGTAAAAAACCCATCAAGCCAGCAATTTCTGCGGTGAAAAAGCTCATCGAGATGGAAAAGAAAGTTGTTTTCGTTTCCAACAACTCAACGAGAAGCAGGAGAATCTATACCCGGAGGTTCAGGGATTATGGTTTGGAGGTTGATGAAGATCAGATGATTCTCACGACCTATGCTACAGCTCAGTATATCAAAGAGAACTATGGAAAAATGAGGATTTTCACAACTGGAGAGATCGGGCTGATAGAGGAGCTTGAGCTTGCAGGACATGAGATTGTTGATTATGAGGAAGCTGAGATGCTGGTGGTTGGATCCAACAGGGAGATAAACTTCGAGCTGATAACCAAAGCTCTCCGGATGTGCCTGAGCAAAAAGCCTTACATAGCAACCAATCCCGACAGGATATTTCCATCAGAGGATGGCCCGATTCCCGGAACGGGCATGATCATAGGGGCGCTTTACTGGATGACCGGCAGGATGCCGGATTGTATATGTGGAAAGCCTGAAAAGGTTATAATGCTCAAGGCTCTCGAGTATCTAGGCCTTGAAGCCAAAGATGTCGTCGTCGTGGGGGATCAGATAGATGTGGATGTCATAGCTGGAAAGAGCATAAATGCTGAGACCCTGCTCGTGCTGTCTGGAGTAACAACCAGAGATAACCTCGAGAATATGATCAAAAAGTATGGTGTGAAGCCGGATTATGTTCTGGAGGATCTATCAAAGCTTTTCGATTAA
- a CDS encoding acyl-CoA dehydrogenase family protein: MEFEFNEEQKMIASSARDIAKDFPPEYWREKDEKGEFAEEFWKALSDAGFTGIVIPEEYGGAGMGMTELLIAIEELCANGCGMAGNWYLVLTEVFGGMTIVRHGTEEQKEKYLPGIAKGELEFCMALTEPDAGTNTLSIKTRAEKDGDEWVINGNKIFISGADRAKGMLIVARTTPREKAEKKTHGITLFLADLPDPAVKVNPIPKHGINYSKTCEVSINNLRLPESALVPPLDGGWYNLLDTLNPERMCFTTAAIGIAKAAIKKAVEYSKQRKVFVDPVGSYQGLQFPLAEAYATLETARLMNFKASTLFDKNAPYREVGKYANMAKVVAVEAGLKAVYWAMQCFGGYGYAKEYDVERWWREINLIRLAPVTQQMALAYIGEYLLGMPKSYRT; this comes from the coding sequence ATGGAATTTGAATTTAACGAAGAGCAGAAGATGATTGCAAGTTCAGCAAGGGATATAGCAAAGGACTTCCCTCCAGAGTACTGGAGGGAGAAGGACGAAAAGGGTGAGTTCGCAGAGGAGTTCTGGAAAGCTTTGAGCGATGCCGGGTTTACTGGGATAGTCATTCCGGAGGAGTACGGTGGCGCGGGAATGGGGATGACAGAGCTGCTCATAGCAATTGAAGAGTTATGTGCAAATGGCTGTGGAATGGCCGGTAACTGGTATCTCGTTTTGACAGAGGTTTTCGGCGGGATGACCATAGTCAGGCATGGAACTGAAGAGCAGAAGGAGAAGTATCTACCGGGAATAGCGAAAGGTGAGCTTGAGTTCTGCATGGCTCTGACAGAGCCGGATGCCGGAACGAATACATTGAGCATAAAAACCAGAGCTGAGAAGGATGGAGACGAATGGGTGATAAATGGAAACAAGATATTCATCAGCGGTGCTGATAGAGCCAAAGGAATGCTGATAGTGGCCAGAACGACTCCAAGGGAGAAAGCGGAGAAGAAAACACATGGTATTACGCTTTTCCTGGCAGATCTGCCAGATCCTGCAGTTAAAGTTAATCCAATACCCAAGCACGGAATAAACTATTCTAAAACATGTGAGGTGAGCATAAACAACCTGAGACTTCCTGAAAGCGCTCTGGTCCCTCCACTGGATGGTGGCTGGTATAACCTGCTCGACACATTGAATCCTGAGAGGATGTGCTTCACAACCGCAGCCATAGGCATAGCGAAGGCCGCAATCAAGAAGGCTGTTGAATACAGCAAGCAGAGAAAGGTCTTTGTCGATCCTGTAGGCAGCTATCAGGGACTGCAGTTCCCGTTAGCTGAGGCCTATGCAACCCTTGAGACCGCGAGGCTGATGAACTTCAAAGCTTCAACTCTCTTCGATAAAAACGCACCGTACAGGGAGGTGGGCAAGTACGCGAATATGGCCAAGGTTGTTGCTGTTGAAGCTGGACTCAAGGCGGTTTACTGGGCGATGCAGTGCTTTGGTGGCTACGGATATGCTAAGGAATATGATGTCGAGAGATGGTGGAGGGAAATAAACCTCATCCGGCTGGCTCCTGTAACCCAGCAGATGGCTCTTGCATACATTGGAGAGTATCTTCTGGGAATGCCGAAGAGTTACAGGACCTGA
- a CDS encoding Zn-ribbon domain-containing OB-fold protein, with product MIEKIVNPKELREWEGKIELYWIYTSGKAGDEFFKKLKEDKFIASKCKKCGRTFFPPRIYCEYDFSDTEFVEISGEGYVRAFTVARLDGDENPMEEPEIYAIIDMDGTDGCLIHLLGEVKPEDVYIGMKVKPVLKDKSEREGMITDILYFKPS from the coding sequence ATGATCGAGAAAATTGTTAATCCGAAAGAGCTTAGGGAATGGGAAGGAAAGATAGAACTCTACTGGATCTACACGAGTGGAAAAGCTGGAGATGAATTCTTCAAGAAGCTGAAAGAGGATAAATTCATCGCAAGCAAGTGCAAGAAGTGTGGAAGGACATTCTTCCCGCCAAGAATATACTGCGAGTACGATTTCAGTGACACGGAGTTCGTTGAGATCAGCGGGGAGGGATATGTTAGAGCATTCACAGTTGCAAGGCTGGATGGAGATGAGAACCCAATGGAGGAGCCGGAAATATACGCAATAATCGACATGGACGGCACAGACGGCTGCTTGATCCACCTGCTTGGAGAGGTCAAGCCAGAGGATGTTTACATCGGAATGAAGGTTAAGCCCGTGCTCAAGGACAAATCGGAAAGGGAGGGAATGATTACTGATATTCTCTATTTCAAACCCTCATAA
- a CDS encoding Zn-ribbon domain-containing OB-fold protein, giving the protein MAVGKKDISCPPYAEGTPISDADLKEKKVTYVEDHPDIRYAWTAGQAISKFLNELKKGKLIAVKCNKCHRIMFPPRMFCELCYKPIDEWVYVKDTGTVQTFSISYIDPDAKPLPEPIIVAVIAIDGASPNMGIMHILGEVKPEDVYIGMKVKAVWKPEEEREGSVTDIKYWKPMEG; this is encoded by the coding sequence ATGGCTGTAGGTAAGAAGGATATTTCATGCCCTCCATATGCTGAGGGAACACCGATATCTGATGCTGATCTCAAGGAAAAGAAGGTCACATATGTTGAGGATCATCCGGATATAAGATATGCCTGGACAGCAGGACAGGCGATCAGCAAATTCCTGAACGAGTTGAAGAAAGGGAAGCTGATAGCCGTTAAATGCAACAAGTGCCACAGAATAATGTTCCCGCCAAGGATGTTCTGCGAGCTCTGCTACAAGCCCATTGATGAGTGGGTTTATGTTAAGGATACAGGCACGGTACAGACCTTCTCAATCTCGTACATTGATCCCGATGCGAAACCACTTCCAGAGCCGATTATTGTTGCTGTGATCGCTATAGATGGAGCCTCACCGAACATGGGAATCATGCACATTCTTGGAGAGGTCAAGCCAGAGGATGTTTACATCGGAATGAAGGTCAAAGCCGTCTGGAAACCAGAGGAGGAGAGAGAGGGATCGGTTACCGATATCAAATACTGGAAACCGATGGAGGGATGA
- a CDS encoding thiolase domain-containing protein, whose amino-acid sequence MEVERISGLKFHKKQDVAIVGAGMTTWKRRLNETGKELSYLAVKQALEEAGLEIGDIEMVVMGSAPDTFDGLHMKGEYLLDGSGGSDRPYMRVFVGGGTGVFAPIAGYWHVASGLADVCLVVCEEKMSSCHPHPQSGFKYIWDPILDRPLNPNLIWIFALEMRRYMHVHNIKHEDIALVSVKNKANALDHPCAQVAEKITVEDVLNSEPMALPVRRLDVSPPSDGAAALIMVAPHIARQLTDNPVWVTGVGWALDTTMWTNRDLYFPRYVAEAAKMAYRMAHITDPRKEIDVAEPYDPFDYKELHHMEGLGLAKKGEAPILTREGVTARDGDLPTCPSGGLLGVGNPIAATMGVKACELYWQLAYRAGKRQVAKEVTNGVCQAWGDLMQVGTVMVMSNKR is encoded by the coding sequence ATGGAAGTTGAGAGGATTAGCGGTTTGAAGTTTCACAAGAAGCAGGATGTTGCGATCGTTGGGGCTGGAATGACAACATGGAAAAGGAGGCTTAACGAGACCGGTAAGGAGCTATCCTATCTTGCTGTCAAGCAGGCTCTGGAAGAGGCAGGCCTTGAGATTGGAGATATTGAGATGGTTGTCATGGGTTCAGCCCCTGATACATTCGATGGCCTGCACATGAAGGGAGAGTACCTGCTCGACGGCTCTGGTGGGAGTGATAGGCCATACATGAGGGTGTTCGTTGGAGGAGGAACTGGAGTTTTCGCTCCGATAGCCGGTTACTGGCATGTTGCAAGTGGTTTGGCCGATGTCTGTCTTGTTGTCTGCGAGGAAAAGATGTCCTCATGCCATCCACATCCGCAGTCAGGTTTCAAGTACATCTGGGATCCGATTCTTGACCGCCCGCTGAACCCGAACCTGATCTGGATCTTTGCGCTGGAAATGAGGAGATACATGCATGTTCACAACATAAAGCATGAAGATATTGCCCTCGTGTCTGTAAAGAACAAGGCAAACGCTCTCGATCATCCATGCGCTCAGGTTGCCGAGAAAATCACGGTTGAGGATGTGCTCAACAGCGAGCCTATGGCTCTGCCTGTGAGGAGACTGGATGTTTCTCCACCAAGTGATGGTGCAGCGGCTCTGATAATGGTTGCCCCCCACATAGCGAGACAGCTCACAGATAACCCCGTATGGGTTACCGGAGTTGGATGGGCTCTAGATACAACAATGTGGACGAACAGAGACCTCTACTTCCCGAGGTATGTTGCTGAAGCTGCAAAGATGGCATACAGGATGGCTCACATAACCGATCCGCGAAAGGAGATAGATGTTGCCGAGCCATATGATCCCTTCGACTACAAGGAACTGCACCACATGGAAGGGCTCGGACTGGCAAAGAAGGGAGAGGCTCCAATTCTCACGAGAGAGGGTGTAACTGCAAGAGATGGAGATCTGCCAACCTGTCCATCTGGTGGTTTGCTCGGAGTTGGAAACCCGATAGCGGCAACCATGGGTGTTAAGGCATGCGAACTTTACTGGCAGCTCGCCTACAGGGCAGGAAAGAGACAGGTGGCTAAGGAAGTGACGAATGGTGTCTGTCAGGCGTGGGGAGACCTGATGCAGGTCGGAACTGTTATGGTTATGTCCAACAAGAGGTGA
- a CDS encoding thiolase domain-containing protein has translation MGVAVIGVGYYGFNANTPDLSWKEIMYEAATRAYADAGINPRKDVDSFITCAEDIYEGFAIFDEFVPDQLGAVVKPTCTICGDFLYGIATAYMHIESGLADVAVVEAHSKASDILTFGNVIKFAMDPIWLRNVGKAHPYYFAALEMAQYVNECCITEEQIAEVVVKNKNNALLNDSAPYGAKVTVEDVLNSPMVFDPMRKIEIAQRADGAIVFVLASDKIAKEAEDPVWVKGVGWWSETSNFDTMSFNAYYAYKSAKMAYKLAGITNPAKEIDFAEVDDRFAFKELQHLEALQLSKRYETATLMQEGYFARDGALPVNISGGNLGIGNLLEATGGQKALEVVLQLRGLAGKRQLSDVEVGVAQAWRYIPTASGAVAVFGV, from the coding sequence ATGGGTGTAGCAGTAATTGGTGTTGGCTATTATGGCTTTAATGCAAACACACCAGATCTCAGCTGGAAAGAGATTATGTACGAAGCGGCAACGAGGGCTTACGCGGATGCTGGAATAAATCCAAGAAAGGATGTCGATAGCTTTATAACCTGTGCTGAGGACATTTACGAAGGATTCGCAATCTTTGACGAGTTCGTTCCAGATCAGCTTGGAGCAGTTGTGAAACCAACATGCACGATATGTGGTGACTTCCTTTACGGAATCGCAACAGCCTACATGCACATCGAGAGCGGACTGGCAGATGTGGCTGTTGTCGAAGCCCACAGCAAGGCAAGTGACATCCTGACATTCGGGAATGTTATCAAGTTTGCAATGGATCCTATATGGCTCAGAAATGTCGGAAAGGCACATCCGTACTACTTCGCAGCACTTGAAATGGCTCAGTATGTTAATGAGTGCTGCATAACCGAGGAGCAGATTGCAGAAGTTGTTGTCAAGAACAAGAACAACGCCCTGCTTAACGACTCAGCACCTTACGGTGCTAAGGTAACGGTTGAGGATGTTCTGAACAGTCCGATGGTGTTCGATCCGATGAGGAAGATCGAGATCGCCCAGAGGGCAGATGGAGCGATAGTTTTTGTCCTTGCGAGTGATAAAATCGCCAAAGAGGCTGAGGATCCAGTATGGGTTAAAGGTGTTGGTTGGTGGAGTGAGACAAGCAACTTCGACACGATGAGCTTCAACGCATACTACGCATACAAATCTGCGAAGATGGCTTACAAGCTTGCCGGAATAACGAACCCCGCAAAGGAGATCGATTTTGCTGAGGTCGATGACAGATTTGCGTTTAAGGAGTTGCAGCACCTCGAAGCCCTGCAGCTATCGAAGAGGTACGAGACAGCCACACTGATGCAGGAGGGATACTTTGCAAGGGATGGAGCTCTGCCGGTAAATATCTCAGGAGGAAATCTCGGAATTGGCAACCTGCTTGAGGCAACTGGTGGGCAAAAAGCTCTTGAGGTGGTTCTGCAGCTCAGAGGACTTGCTGGCAAAAGACAGCTCAGCGATGTTGAGGTTGGTGTGGCTCAGGCCTGGAGGTATATCCCAACCGCAAGTGGTGCTGTAGCAGTTTTCGGAGTGTGA
- a CDS encoding acyl CoA--acetate/3-ketoacid CoA transferase subunit beta, which yields MAEIEFTDTEFMICNAARLLEDNKTIFVGWGIPQVVAILAEKLYTPNIVQVFEFGAIGPLSRTPFLRGTMGGPSNTYRSLQWCSMNLAFSYAQAGYIDYGMLGAAQIDRYGNINSTMIGDDYEKPKVRFPGSGGGNEVASYCWKTIIVMAHEKRRFVERCDFITSPGYMIDGKSRDEVGLPAETGPYRVITSMGMFGFDEKTKELKLIGVMKGLTVDEVLDEMNIEPLVAEKVVELEPPTELELKTLREDIDPYGLIISKGRKIKLDI from the coding sequence ATGGCTGAGATTGAGTTTACGGATACTGAATTCATGATATGTAATGCTGCGAGGCTGCTTGAGGATAACAAGACAATATTCGTCGGCTGGGGAATCCCACAGGTTGTTGCGATACTGGCTGAAAAGCTTTACACGCCCAACATAGTTCAGGTTTTCGAGTTTGGGGCTATAGGGCCGTTGAGCAGAACACCTTTCCTGAGGGGAACAATGGGTGGCCCTTCAAACACCTATCGCAGCCTGCAGTGGTGCAGCATGAATCTGGCTTTCAGCTACGCTCAGGCTGGCTACATCGACTATGGAATGCTTGGAGCGGCTCAGATAGACAGGTACGGTAACATAAACTCGACGATGATCGGAGATGATTATGAAAAACCAAAGGTCAGATTTCCGGGAAGTGGTGGCGGAAATGAGGTTGCGAGCTATTGCTGGAAGACGATAATAGTCATGGCTCATGAAAAAAGGCGTTTTGTGGAGAGGTGTGATTTCATAACCTCCCCAGGCTATATGATCGATGGCAAATCAAGAGATGAGGTTGGTCTGCCTGCTGAGACGGGGCCCTACAGGGTCATAACCTCAATGGGAATGTTCGGCTTTGATGAGAAAACTAAGGAGCTGAAGCTCATTGGGGTTATGAAAGGGTTAACTGTAGATGAGGTGCTGGACGAGATGAACATTGAACCTTTGGTGGCCGAGAAGGTTGTCGAGCTTGAGCCACCGACCGAGCTTGAACTCAAGACTCTCAGAGAAGACATTGATCCGTATGGTTTGATTATCTCCAAGGGTAGAAAGATAAAGCTAGATATCTAA
- a CDS encoding CoA transferase subunit A yields MANIEILDMGEADIHFIPPDEFRKFVRDKKNRAFEDKLMDEKEAVKKFVKDGDYLAYDFSSLTRGPQSLIREIIRQRKKNLWILAKFTLLESVLLAGAGCVDKIDVGFLGFGPYIAKKVQEGAVKVYDWSNGSVTYRLVAGAMGIPFIPARDLLGTDTLKHSGAIVVKDPFSGKPVALMPALNPDVSVIHVQEADVYGNARVYGPTVATLETAMASKRVIISAERIVETIEFREHPNWTTIPYYCVDAVVHAPFGAYPGGTQGYYEMDSEHYLKLTSIRTDEEMQKYLEEYIYSVESHDEFLEKKVGVKRLRELIQKSQILEGYR; encoded by the coding sequence ATGGCAAATATAGAAATTCTGGATATGGGTGAAGCAGACATACACTTCATCCCACCTGATGAGTTCAGGAAATTTGTCAGGGATAAGAAAAATAGGGCTTTTGAGGATAAGCTGATGGATGAAAAAGAGGCGGTGAAGAAATTCGTGAAGGATGGGGACTATCTCGCATACGATTTTTCCTCATTAACAAGAGGCCCTCAGAGTCTGATAAGGGAGATTATTCGTCAGAGAAAGAAAAATTTGTGGATTCTTGCCAAATTTACACTGCTTGAATCTGTTTTGCTTGCTGGGGCAGGATGTGTGGACAAGATAGATGTTGGATTTCTCGGATTCGGGCCGTACATAGCCAAAAAGGTTCAGGAAGGGGCTGTGAAAGTTTACGACTGGAGCAATGGAAGTGTTACCTACAGACTGGTTGCGGGAGCGATGGGAATACCCTTCATACCCGCAAGAGATCTGCTGGGAACAGATACATTGAAGCACTCTGGAGCCATTGTTGTTAAGGACCCATTCAGCGGAAAGCCTGTAGCTCTGATGCCAGCCTTGAATCCGGATGTGTCTGTGATTCATGTTCAGGAGGCGGATGTGTACGGGAATGCGAGGGTCTATGGGCCAACTGTGGCAACACTGGAAACAGCCATGGCATCCAAGCGGGTTATAATCTCTGCAGAAAGGATAGTTGAGACGATAGAATTCAGGGAGCATCCTAACTGGACGACCATCCCGTATTACTGCGTTGATGCCGTCGTTCATGCCCCGTTCGGAGCATACCCTGGAGGAACTCAGGGGTACTACGAGATGGATTCTGAACACTATCTTAAGCTAACATCCATAAGAACCGATGAGGAGATGCAGAAGTATCTTGAGGAGTACATATACAGCGTTGAAAGTCACGACGAGTTTCTGGAAAAGAAGGTTGGTGTGAAGAGGCTCAGAGAGCTGATTCAGAAATCTCAGATTCTTGAGGGTTATAGGTGA